From the genome of Diorhabda carinulata isolate Delta chromosome 2, icDioCari1.1, whole genome shotgun sequence:
CGGCCACCTCTATACTTTTAAAAACATCTTTATAGAGGTGGGcactaaaaatattgatacagttattttttaatcatttagaataactattaaattatttatttgcaaTTTCACGTCATTATTTCTATAAACGACCTCTATACttgtaaaaacaaacaaatagaGGTGGGCGAATGAATATATTATCAGGTATCCGTTAACGTTACtttccaatgaaaattaaataacgGTTCCGAGTAGCTATTTTTTTAAACGTCCACCTCTTTACATATAAAAACGGTTAATAGAGGTGGGGCTGTACGAATTAGCGTTACGTTTTCAGGTTAAAAAAGGGAACGGCGACGCCGTTCGTTGAAATCGAAGTAGTCGGAGCCGTATACGATTCCGGCGTTAAATTAGTATCCAAACATATCGTCGATAACGGTTTAAATCCAAAATGGAACGCCGAAATATGCGAATTCATCATAATCAATCCACATTTTGCCATGTTGAGATTTCTCGTACAAGAAGAAGACGTTTTCGGCGAACCTAACTTTATCGGACAAGCCACTTATCCTGTAAGTCAACGTTTCTTAAGTATTCGTCGTCGAATTTATCGCGCGGTTGCCAAAtcgtcatttttttttcgtattttagGTTAATTGTATGAGAACCGGATACAGAAGCGTTTGGTTGAAAAACGCTTACAGCGAAGATTTGGAactttcttctttattaatacATATCAGTATAAAAACCGCCTCCACTAGTTAATTTGTCATCTAAAATATGATACAACGTTGACATATCACGTGCAATTCAGTTTTGCCACCATGAAAACGGTCTAAACAAAAATAGTATACTTGACAACACTGTAATTGGTGAAATAATAACAGTTACTTCATTTACACCCCCggtatacaaaaattatttttaagttttaaatatCCAATTAAATTAtacctaatataaaaatattacgaaaattttGTAGGAATTAGCAAATTAGGTATTTTTAAATCACGCCCGGTATATTTACGTTTGTTTTTAAGATAAGACTCAAAAACTTTTTAGTTTAAACCCAAATATAAAAGAGATctgcattttatttattattcatagtGTTCtgtgaaaataaaactgttatttttataaaccaCCACCTCTACATTTATAGAAAGTCAAGTCAATTTTAATTCTGTTCCGCGCGTCAGTTACTATTTATTAATAGCCACCTCTACACAAGTACAAATTGAAGAATAGAGAGGTGAacgattgaaaattttagttCATTTCCGTGCGACAGTTCCTTTTTATCAACAGCCATCTCTACATAAATCCAAACTAAATAATAGAGGTGggcaaatacaaaaaaaattatttctataaaccGACCACCTCTATATTTAAAGAAACTGATTAATAGAGTTggaaaagtgaatatttttatgcaGTTCCGTGCAACAGTTACTTTTTCAGCTACCTCTATATAggtaaatatcaaattaaagaGATGGACGaatgattattttaattcagtTCCATGCATCgattaatttttaaactatttcATCTCTACACATACAcaaattgaataatagaggtgGGCATAtacaaataacttttcattGTGATTTTACATTTCTTTAAACGAATCTCCGAGCTACTTCCAAAATTTACAGTCAAATTATTTTCCTATACCAAATGTGATACAAAGTAGCCTTAAAGTAGTGGGCCTAAAATGCGCATTAGTATTTGAATTTCATAGTGCTTGGCTTTTCCAATAGCCATTTTAGCCAATTAGTAGCCATTTTTGTAAATTGATCAGTTCTTCAATTTCTGAATCAAGTTTTCATCTTTCGAATGgaatttccaaattatacagCTGATTTTATGTGAATACATAATTATgtaactaaatttatttatagctaataaaaattttaacacgTTTACTGCCGGACGTTCCAACtttgatttcaaaaactatttatctGGCCATTTATACCCCACGTGATATAAATCTATGTATTCTATCCATACGTACATTTAAATAAGTCAAAAATGGTTTtgtggtaaatatttttttcaaaaagaaccaatttttttcttgttttattctttgaaaaaaaaacctttaaaactcccaaaattaaatgtttcgtttcttattattttttattatatatctgTTATAGCACCTCAGTGAACgtgttgaatttaaatttttgatttctgaaataaatttacaaaatttcgataatCGAATCTTCGTTTTGACATACTAACATTCAAAAAATGCCAAAAGTATCAAAATTCGTTTATTGATCACAAAAAGGCAAATAAACTTGtcgtttttttacttttaaaacttctaattcattaaaatttgttatagcACGTCAGTTAACGTGTCATTTGTCATTTCCGTTATAAATTTGGagaaataacacaaaattttgaaaagggAGTATAGTATATAAGTTAATCGAATTTGaggattttataaaatttgaaacttttttttcatatacaaacatttaaaaagtacctaaagtatcaaaattcatttattgatCACAAAAAGGCGaataaagttgtttttttacttttaaaactttttatgcATTAAAATTGTTATAGCAGTCAATTAACTTgttaaatatgcaatttttGAATTCTATAAGAAATCTAGCAAATTATCGAAGATTTTGATGgttttatacaatttaaaattttattttcatataaaagcATATGAAAAGTGCCAAAACtaacgaaatttatttattaatcacaAAAAAGCAAATAAAGTTGTTGTTTTTCCACTAATAAGTGAATATACCACTGAATGTTGTCTTACATATTAAtttaacttgaattttttttagtttaaaatacaattgcaagtcaattatgataaaaaaaaacttttcttcatATCCAATGCAGTAATTGGCTtttatgttttcataatttattcaaatatactgTAGAACTGAATCAATTATCGAtgttatctttatttttgagactactgtatttataattaaaaaaaacataggaaaccattaaatatttatttaacatcATGTTTTATTATCCTTATCATCGACTTTTCAGTTATGTAACTTCAAGTGGAACtcaaactcgtttatatacaGGATACAACAAATATTGCACATTAGTCCTCGCTATCGGGGTCCTTTTGAATTCCCATCATAACTGACAAATCTGCAGGCCTTCTAAAGTGATCATCAATTAGTATGATATTTCTGTCTTTTATCCTAAACCTAGCGTCTTTCCACGGTAAAATCCCCTGTAAAGGCAGCTTTTCCAAGTCTCCCACCTCACATGTCATTCTACTATAAGTAAACGGTAAATTTGTAGGAAAAATTAGTATGTACTTCTTCTGTTTGCAGCAATAATATATTCTCAAAGGCAtctttaaaattatcaattgtaATATTACCACCAGTGCGACGAATATCGCCAAGTAGATTTCTAATTCGTTTTGTGTCGATCGAGGGACGTGTTTTTGTTGgcctaaaaatttcaattctttcgtCGAAGATTTAATGGAAAACATACAGAAAATCACAACAATTACAATGGATAAACACGTTCCTATTTGAGTGTATAATATATAACGTTCCATTGTGTTCCTGTGGATTAATTTAAAATGATCGGGGATATCATCTAACATCTTCAAATCTTCTTTCGTTGGTTTCCTTAAGATCTTAAAAAAACCCCTTTTTGATGTATTACTATGACTATTCGTCTTCAAAATCGGTAGTTTCGATCCATTAAATGTatgaagttttaaatttttcgatgaaaatttcgttttaatactccaatttattattttacgaCACATTAAAATTGTAgacattttgtatatttaaatcaattttgagGTTGAGcttcgtcttcttttttttcctATTCAATCTACCTACGACCAgc
Proteins encoded in this window:
- the LOC130903851 gene encoding uncharacterized protein LOC130903851, which translates into the protein MSTILMCRKIINWSIKTKFSSKNLKLHTFNGSKLPILKTNSHSNTSKRGFFKILRKPTKEDLKMLDDIPDHFKLIHRNTMERYILYTQIGTCLSIVIVVIFCMFSIKSSTKELKFLGQQKHVPRSTQNELEIYLAIFVALVVILQLIILKMPLRIYYCCKQKKYILIFPTNLPFTYSRMTCEVGDLEKLPLQGILPWKDARFRIKDRNIILIDDHFRRPADLSVMMGIQKDPDSED